The nucleotide sequence GTCCTTGCGACGATCCCATGCCAGAAAATAAAACGAGCGCATTCATGCGGTGTTGTTGACATCTTTGGATGCCTCCTAAGATAGTTCTTTGTGTAAATTCTATACCGATAATGAGATAATGAATGAAGACCAATCTTGACCAATTAATTTTCGACGAAATCTTCTTAAATGTTTGAGCAGTTtgaaaaaaggataataattcctttttgtaataaaaaaggaaCTGGTAACGAAGTTGTGTGAGAGCGATTTTGCATTTGTAAGGAATGTGAGAGACTGGATCGAGACCTAGATATTTCCATATTTGGAGGGtaaacatcttggtaagtggaGTTTTGGTACCCAGTCGGtagaaatctttttaatttacgaGATGAGAGGGGCTTGATTCCCTGTAAATTCGCTTGCAATTTGTTTGTTGATACTTGCATTTGTTATGGAAAACGCTGGAAGTACGCCACCGCGATGTCCGTGCGGATTTTGGGGGTAAGTTCAGCGTTGTGATGTTCACTGAGAGCTTTGATCCTCTCACAAAATCACGACTTTCCAGTTGATCGTACAAACCGTTCTGAGTTAGGGTACAGTCTTATTTGAACtttcggtttttgttttctttttcatgtataGGTCTCCGCAGACTTTGAATTTATGTTCCAAGTGTTACAAGGATGGTAAGAAAACTTCTAACttgttatattttaattaaactgacaacaacactgtcTTCATTTCGCGATCTAGTTGTACGTCCAAACTCTGTGATAGTCAAGCAGTGTTTTGAGGGATATGAGTAGGTCTGATGATTTGTCCTTTTCGTCTTCTCTTAGAATTGCAGAGAAAAGGAAGAACGGAAGAAAAAGATTCGGCGCGTTTAGTAAATGAGTCTAATGCTCAATCGTCAAATCTCGAGCAATCCAAACATGACGTTGAAAAGAAGCCTTCGACCAGTACTGCAGAAGAAGGCAACCGTGAAATTGAACTCGGCAATAACTATATAAATTGTGGCAGTAATacaaaatctaaattaaaagtAGAGAGAGATGATCCTCAAGACACAAGCAGAGAGAAAGAATCAGTGAACAAGGCGATAGATGTTCCGCttcaaaagaagagaaaacggTGTTGGACTTGCAACGCAAAGCTTGAACTCGCTCAGAGAGAGTTGGGGAACTGTAGGTGTAGTAAGTATTGAAAGGTTCCTTACTTCGTTATTTGCTGatgatttgtttttgtaagCTCTCTGACATATTCAATAAACCCAATTATGTGGTGAACACATAATTGGGTTTATTGAATTATGTGTTAGTGAATAAATTTACTCGTGTCGCTGGTAGCTAGAGTTTGAGACAACTCTTTCTCATCGCCTATTATTTACAGAGGGCTTTTGAAAACAACATCGCAGTGATAGATACTAGTTGTGTGGGATGGATCCTGTAAAAGCAGAATTTAAGTCTAATGGTCTTCTAGAATTCTGTTCAGTGTTAGTGACTTGGAAAGCGAAGGGAGCAGTACAGACACTACAGTCTGTGTTTTACTTTTCCTTCACATTCCACGAGTTTCTTGTTAGCCTACATGTAGCTgcacccacccacccccccccccggtGAGCCTACATGTAGCTGCACCcacccacccccacccccccccggTGGAATGGAAGCAAGGGAATATCTATGAAACCCCTTCCATCAATCATGTTCTGCAACGTCACtcttttgtaagaaaatatGTAATGGGTTTAATTGGTTAACCCCTTTTGCCGATTCTTTCCCAAATTGGCAAgagttggtaatttattttcacactAATCAACAAGATGGTGAACAGAATGCTTTCATGGTCACCTTTTCAGACAACAGTGATCTATGACATGGTTTTGAGGTAATTTTGTGCAACTTTTGGGatagagacatttcaagaagaacTGCAGAAAGCCATAGATATGTTTTTTTGAAGGTAACAATGTCTCCATTTTGTTATCAACTGGCTATGGAAAATCTCAAATATATCAAACAGCACCAGTGATCCATTgcctctcttctcttctctaGAAGAAACCGGTCACTATATTTATTTTGCCACCTGTTAAAGCTCTCATAGAAGACCAGGTGCACTATCTTAATGGACTTGGGCCAGAGGATTGTCCACCTATTAAATAGGGCTAGTTGTTTCTTGAAGTGATTCTCTTGACTGAGAAAAGAGTCACTTTTACTTCATGCTTGCAGTGTAACTGTCTCtcaaagaaatctgtaaaaacctTGAGATTCTGCAGCAAAGGATCcaacttttttcaaagactgtGGCACTGTTTATAAATGCATGTGGAAACCACATGGACGTTGAAAATCTTAGATTCGTAAGGGTGATGCTGATTGAACATCATCCTATTCTTGCTCTATACCAATAATTGCTCACAATCTCATCCTAGATCCTTAAAGTAAAGTATATATTTTAACTTAGAcactgaattgcaaatttatctgaaaaatggaaaataagtTTACTTTAATGTTGTAGTTCATCTTGATAACCTTTCACACTAACACATGCCACTTTGCAGGAAATATTATCAAAGTACATAATTTTGCATAGATAAGAGTGAAGTCACAGAACATGATTGGTGTCAGGTTTTCATAGACATTTCCTCCCTTCTGTTTCacctgggggagggggagagggtacagctacaCATAAGCTAGTTTCTTGTAAATTGTTATCAACATATTAATTGGCACTAGGATGCTAAGGTACAAATCAAGGCTAATTTTACTTAGTAAGTCCAGTTCAGCTGTGCACCATTTGTTGCTGATCGCATGAATTTTCATCTaccatttgaaaaaattcagaatttcTTTTGAGTATCAAAGCCTTAGATAATGGTGAGTTTTCATTATTTCCTCTATAAAATTAATTGCTGATAACATTTTGACAAGGCCCTCTGGCTCTGAGCCATTATGCAGCTTTGTATGCAACAAGCATCTTGCGCACTGCTAGGATCAGAGTGATGAGTAGGATGGCAGGAAATTC is from Pocillopora verrucosa isolate sample1 chromosome 7, ASM3666991v2, whole genome shotgun sequence and encodes:
- the LOC131774330 gene encoding AN1-type zinc finger protein 3 homolog; the protein is MENAGSTPPRCPCGFWGSPQTLNLCSKCYKDELQRKGRTEEKDSARLVNESNAQSSNLEQSKHDVEKKPSTSTAEEGNREIELGNNYINCGSNTKSKLKVERDDPQDTSREKESVNKAIDVPLQKKRKRCWTCNAKLELAQRELGNCRCSYTFCQLHRLPEQHNCAFDHKESGRQEARKKMISPGPKKVGRSFQRIDE